The following proteins are encoded in a genomic region of Candidatus Rokuibacteriota bacterium:
- a CDS encoding molecular chaperone TorD family protein: protein MVGDRDLLAFRQGYYDLFVSLLWKEPAGELLAGLADGIDERIKAARNVHARLGEGWEEISRVLSDAARGGLAERVAEEYTRLFIGPHGPAVYPYESYYLTGRLFDRPLAVVRGLLTELALEKAEGYAEPEDFLAFELEVMRRLIGRQRSVADPDAEVHWLNSQATFLKRHLLVWGPTAARDLSDAEGAVFYRGVGKLLQGFLDLERDLFNGWGTEELRSLEEARQSFAREEWRGPLVDLHGESAPP, encoded by the coding sequence ATGGTTGGTGACCGGGACCTGCTTGCTTTTCGCCAAGGTTATTACGACCTGTTTGTCTCCCTTCTCTGGAAAGAACCTGCGGGCGAGCTTCTCGCTGGCCTGGCCGACGGGATCGACGAGAGGATCAAAGCGGCCCGCAATGTTCACGCCCGCCTCGGTGAGGGGTGGGAGGAGATCTCGCGCGTCCTGAGCGACGCGGCGCGGGGGGGCCTCGCAGAGAGGGTGGCGGAGGAGTACACCCGGCTCTTCATCGGTCCCCACGGGCCAGCCGTCTACCCCTACGAATCGTACTACCTCACTGGTCGCCTGTTCGACCGTCCCCTCGCCGTGGTGCGGGGTCTCCTGACGGAGCTGGCCCTCGAGAAGGCGGAGGGGTACGCAGAGCCTGAAGACTTCCTGGCCTTCGAACTGGAGGTGATGCGTCGCCTGATCGGGCGCCAGCGTTCCGTCGCCGACCCGGACGCGGAGGTCCACTGGCTGAACTCGCAGGCGACGTTCCTGAAGCGCCACCTCCTCGTCTGGGGCCCGACCGCAGCCAGGGACCTGAGCGATGCCGAAGGAGCGGTTTTCTACCGCGGGGTCGGAAAGCTGTTGCAGGGGTTCCTCGACCTTGAACGGGACCTGTTCAATGGGTGGGGCACAGAGGAGTTGAGGTCTCTCGAGGAAGCCCGCCAGAGCTTCGCGCGGGAGGAGTGGAGGGGGCCGCTGGTCGACCTCCATGGAGAGTCAGCACCCCCCTAG
- a CDS encoding 4Fe-4S dicluster domain-containing protein produces MRWGVVLCSCNETLRIDPKRVGAYLGLTTPPVLFARLPRDEVHSLVELVNRERFDRVVIGCCGPADLFREAVGAAGGEPTQVVVVNLKEQCFWAHPPGEEAEAKAARLLRASMRLAETSRPAPEVPVKVGGTVLIATDSPAGLHLARRLGEVGRPVLVLDERSEAFDGEFIHPLPWKTNWGRVTRVEGSLGAFRVTVERSQPLDLETCVYCRRCVPVCHTSAISEGLRLRLPLCDRCGDCLTACEHVGAIKIPRQETETIRADQVVVITADGAPEVSPRTGYHLLRSPSPGDMDGLAWKVFGLIGEFRKPEYVTYHTDTCAGGSADHESCGICIGVCPYHAIARDPTNRLRVRVDQQACEGCGACVSACPTSSLTFNDPPPADLYARMAALLAPLPGHPQVDPPVVAFHCPEKGQVALAEAGRLRLSYPPTVLPVPMACLRHVSEANILAAFRMGAAGVALVGCESCPHGERQLLLQKVALARSVLDAFGVGGERVHVITGEAGEARTMLEALERFVASLGPAPVRWDGRSASALPSENREVVADAVRALIDATGREPGRVGVGETEPFAFPDVRAAGCTMCRTCVNVCPTHAFKFEEARQTLELKQIACVNCGLCATACPEHVITLKPEVYLDRGALDWQVVVRDETVGCLKCGKPFINRRALEAVEAKVLSLASIVDTFAGTRRDLLRMCPNCRAVAAVFEMDKGWEP; encoded by the coding sequence ATGCGCTGGGGCGTCGTTCTCTGCAGCTGCAACGAGACGCTGCGGATCGATCCGAAACGGGTCGGGGCGTATCTCGGCCTCACGACCCCGCCGGTCCTCTTCGCCCGCCTTCCACGGGATGAAGTCCACTCGCTCGTCGAGCTGGTGAACCGCGAGCGTTTCGATCGGGTCGTGATCGGCTGTTGCGGTCCCGCCGATCTCTTCCGCGAGGCCGTCGGGGCCGCGGGCGGAGAGCCGACGCAGGTGGTCGTCGTCAACCTCAAGGAGCAGTGTTTCTGGGCTCACCCGCCCGGCGAGGAGGCGGAGGCGAAGGCGGCCAGGCTCCTCAGGGCCAGCATGCGGCTGGCCGAGACGTCCCGCCCGGCGCCGGAAGTCCCGGTGAAGGTCGGCGGGACCGTCCTGATCGCCACAGACTCGCCCGCCGGGCTCCATCTCGCGCGTCGGCTGGGCGAGGTCGGGCGCCCGGTCCTCGTTCTCGACGAGCGCTCCGAGGCCTTTGACGGGGAGTTCATCCACCCCCTGCCGTGGAAAACCAACTGGGGGAGAGTGACCAGGGTCGAGGGGAGCCTGGGAGCCTTCCGCGTCACCGTCGAGCGGAGCCAGCCCCTCGATCTCGAGACGTGCGTCTATTGCCGTCGCTGCGTTCCGGTCTGCCATACCTCCGCGATCAGCGAGGGGCTCCGCTTGAGGCTCCCGCTCTGCGACCGGTGCGGCGATTGCCTGACGGCGTGCGAGCACGTCGGCGCCATCAAGATTCCGCGCCAGGAGACGGAGACGATCCGCGCCGACCAGGTCGTCGTGATCACTGCTGACGGCGCCCCGGAGGTGTCGCCGAGGACCGGGTACCATCTCCTGCGTTCGCCCAGTCCGGGAGACATGGACGGGTTGGCGTGGAAGGTCTTCGGGCTGATCGGCGAGTTCAGGAAGCCGGAGTACGTGACGTATCACACCGACACGTGCGCGGGAGGCTCCGCGGACCACGAGAGCTGCGGGATCTGCATCGGAGTCTGCCCGTACCACGCGATCGCCCGGGACCCGACGAATCGTCTCCGCGTCCGCGTGGACCAGCAGGCGTGCGAGGGCTGCGGGGCCTGCGTCTCCGCCTGCCCCACTTCCTCGCTCACCTTCAATGACCCGCCCCCCGCGGACCTCTACGCGCGGATGGCGGCGCTGCTGGCGCCGCTTCCCGGCCATCCCCAGGTGGATCCGCCGGTGGTGGCCTTCCACTGCCCCGAGAAGGGGCAGGTCGCGCTGGCCGAGGCCGGGAGGCTCAGGCTCAGCTACCCGCCCACGGTCCTGCCGGTGCCGATGGCCTGCCTGCGCCATGTCTCCGAGGCCAACATCCTGGCGGCGTTCCGCATGGGGGCCGCCGGCGTTGCGCTCGTCGGCTGCGAGTCCTGCCCCCACGGCGAGCGGCAGTTGCTCCTCCAGAAGGTCGCCCTGGCCCGCTCGGTGCTCGACGCCTTCGGCGTGGGCGGCGAACGGGTGCACGTCATCACGGGCGAGGCGGGGGAGGCCCGGACCATGCTGGAGGCCCTGGAGCGATTCGTCGCGTCCCTCGGGCCGGCTCCGGTCAGATGGGACGGGCGCTCGGCATCGGCGCTCCCGTCGGAGAACCGCGAGGTCGTCGCCGACGCCGTTCGGGCCTTGATCGACGCCACCGGTCGCGAGCCGGGCCGCGTCGGGGTCGGCGAGACCGAGCCGTTCGCGTTCCCCGACGTGAGGGCCGCGGGGTGCACGATGTGCCGGACGTGCGTGAACGTCTGCCCGACCCATGCCTTCAAGTTCGAGGAGGCGCGGCAGACGCTCGAGCTGAAGCAGATCGCCTGCGTCAACTGCGGCCTCTGCGCGACGGCCTGCCCCGAGCACGTCATCACCTTGAAGCCCGAGGTCTATCTCGACCGGGGCGCTCTCGACTGGCAGGTGGTGGTCCGCGACGAGACCGTGGGGTGCCTCAAGTGTGGAAAGCCGTTCATCAACCGGCGGGCGCTCGAGGCCGTGGAGGCCAAGGTCTTGTCCCTCGCGTCCATCGTGGACACCTTCGCGGGCACCCGGCGTGATCTCCTCCGCATGTGCCCGAACTGCCGCGCCGTCGCCGCGGTTTTCGAGATGGACAAGGGTTGGGAGCCCTAG
- the truA gene encoding tRNA pseudouridine(38-40) synthase TruA has product MTRTLRLTLAYDGTAYHGWQVQPVVLTVQGLLTDALTRILREPVKVVGASRTDAGVHALGQVASFVTTRQLSLPAIRSGLNALLPPDVRVLEVAEAPPGFDARRWARLKRYAYLIDNGPVARPLLRRYAWHVPRPLEASFMRAGLGALRGKHDFSAFCAAPGRERTPVCTVFAARLVSRRTLLAVFVSADSFLHHMVRNIVGSLVEVGAGRRPPAWIRDLLLGRDRTRSGPTAPAQGLTLLRVGYPVTGASSPLPE; this is encoded by the coding sequence ATGACCCGGACGCTTCGCCTCACGCTCGCCTACGACGGAACGGCCTACCACGGCTGGCAGGTTCAACCGGTCGTGCTGACGGTCCAGGGTCTCCTCACCGACGCGTTGACCCGCATCCTGCGCGAGCCTGTGAAGGTGGTGGGGGCGAGCCGGACGGATGCCGGGGTCCACGCCCTGGGTCAGGTCGCGTCGTTCGTGACGACGCGACAGCTCTCTCTCCCGGCGATCCGATCGGGGCTCAACGCCCTCCTGCCGCCCGACGTCCGGGTGCTGGAGGTCGCCGAAGCGCCGCCGGGCTTCGACGCCCGCCGGTGGGCCCGCCTGAAGCGGTACGCCTATCTGATCGACAACGGGCCGGTCGCGCGGCCGCTGCTGCGGCGTTACGCCTGGCACGTCCCCCGGCCGCTCGAGGCCTCGTTCATGCGTGCCGGGCTCGGCGCGCTCAGGGGCAAGCACGACTTCTCCGCTTTCTGCGCGGCCCCCGGCCGGGAGCGAACCCCGGTCTGCACCGTGTTCGCAGCGCGCCTCGTCTCCCGGCGAACGCTGCTCGCGGTCTTCGTGTCCGCCGACAGCTTTCTCCACCACATGGTGCGGAACATCGTCGGGAGCCTGGTGGAAGTCGGAGCCGGCCGCCGCCCGCCGGCGTGGATCCGGGACCTGCTCCTGGGGCGCGACCGGACCCGCTCGGGACCGACCGCCCCGGCCCAGGGACTCACGCTGCTGCGGGTCGGCTATCCGGTTACCGGGGCCTCGTCCCCGCTCCCCGAGTAA